One genomic segment of Terrihabitans soli includes these proteins:
- a CDS encoding dihydrofolate reductase, which yields MNEPSVIFVVAMAENRVIGKDNVMPWHVRSDLKRFKALTWGKPMIMGRKTFQSIGKPLPGRESVVVTQDPNFHAEGAHVVHSTEAALERARQLAVELRSDEVAVIGGGEIFRQMLNEAHRIHVTEIHAKPQGDAFFPELDPGQWVEESRTKHQAGEKDDHAFSYVEYVPRASSDVT from the coding sequence ATGAACGAGCCCTCCGTCATCTTCGTCGTTGCGATGGCCGAGAACCGCGTCATCGGCAAAGACAATGTCATGCCCTGGCATGTCCGCTCCGATCTCAAGCGCTTCAAGGCGCTGACCTGGGGCAAGCCGATGATCATGGGCCGCAAGACGTTTCAGTCGATCGGCAAGCCGTTGCCCGGCCGCGAAAGCGTGGTTGTGACGCAAGATCCGAATTTTCATGCCGAGGGCGCCCATGTCGTCCATTCCACCGAGGCGGCGCTCGAGAGGGCCCGCCAGCTCGCCGTAGAACTACGGAGCGATGAGGTGGCGGTGATCGGCGGCGGCGAGATCTTCCGCCAGATGCTTAATGAAGCCCATCGCATCCATGTCACGGAAATCCATGCAAAGCCTCAGGGCGACGCCTTTTTCCCTGAGCTCGACCCCGGCCAATGGGTCGAGGAGAGCCGGACAAAGCATCAGGCCGGCGAAAAGGACGACCACGCCTTCTCCTATGTCGAGTATGTGCCGCGGGCCTCATCCGATGTGACGTGA
- the hflK gene encoding FtsH protease activity modulator HflK yields MPWSNQSGGGGPWRPNPGPWGGGPSNQRPPDLDEILRRSQDRLKKVMPGGFFGGGRGIILGVIALLVFWSASGIFQVNQGEQGVVLRFGKHVRSVGEGLHYHLPYPVESVIIANVLQNRRLEVGIRREGQAERNIGVREVPQESLMLTGDENIVDVNFAVQWKIKLGGAADFLFNIQNPEATVRAVAESVMREVIGRSDLNSALTEGRQNIGRSVQELMQKTLDEYLSGVEIIQVQLLKVETPDQVIDSFRDIQAARADQERVQNEAQSYANRVVPEARGAAAQVQQTAEGYRERVVNEARGAADRFNSIFTEYKKAPEVTRERMFLETMERVFQGTGKIILDSSATSSGVVPFLPLNDLQPRTIPPASSPSSQQPRPANPTGVAR; encoded by the coding sequence ATGCCCTGGAGTAATCAGAGTGGTGGCGGCGGCCCCTGGCGCCCCAATCCCGGCCCGTGGGGCGGCGGCCCGTCCAATCAGCGGCCTCCGGATCTCGATGAAATCCTCCGCCGCAGCCAGGACCGGCTGAAGAAGGTCATGCCCGGCGGCTTCTTCGGCGGCGGCCGCGGCATCATTCTCGGCGTCATTGCGCTGCTCGTCTTCTGGAGCGCCTCGGGCATCTTCCAGGTGAACCAGGGCGAGCAGGGCGTCGTGCTGCGTTTCGGCAAGCATGTGCGTTCGGTGGGCGAGGGCCTTCATTATCATCTGCCCTATCCCGTCGAGAGCGTGATCATCGCCAATGTGCTGCAGAACCGCCGGCTTGAAGTCGGCATTCGCCGCGAAGGCCAGGCGGAGCGCAATATTGGCGTTCGCGAAGTGCCGCAGGAAAGCCTGATGCTGACCGGCGACGAAAACATCGTCGACGTCAATTTCGCGGTGCAGTGGAAAATCAAACTCGGCGGCGCCGCCGATTTCCTCTTCAACATCCAAAATCCGGAAGCGACCGTGCGCGCCGTCGCCGAAAGCGTGATGCGCGAAGTCATCGGCCGCTCCGATCTGAACTCCGCGCTGACGGAAGGCCGTCAGAACATCGGCCGCTCCGTGCAGGAACTGATGCAGAAGACGCTCGACGAGTACCTGTCCGGCGTCGAGATCATCCAGGTTCAGCTGCTGAAGGTCGAAACGCCCGATCAGGTCATCGACAGCTTCCGCGACATCCAGGCGGCGCGTGCCGACCAGGAGCGCGTGCAGAACGAAGCTCAGTCTTACGCCAACCGCGTCGTTCCCGAAGCGCGCGGCGCGGCGGCTCAGGTCCAGCAAACGGCCGAAGGCTATCGCGAACGCGTCGTCAACGAAGCGCGCGGCGCCGCCGACCGCTTCAACTCGATCTTCACCGAATACAAGAAGGCGCCCGAGGTCACGCGCGAGCGCATGTTCCTCGAAACCATGGAGCGCGTGTTCCAGGGCACCGGCAAGATCATTCTGGATTCGTCGGCAACCTCGTCGGGCGTCGTGCCTTTCCTGCCGCTGAACGATCTGCAGCCGCGCACGATACCGCCTGCGTCCTCGCCGTCTTCCCAGCAGCCGCGTCCTGCCAATCCCACGGGAGTTGCCCGATGA
- the serB gene encoding phosphoserine phosphatase SerB, translating into MLHIATLTANPKNPVIEPGLLAKVSAVLPGARPPVVLAPGIAAEIPFTATGIETRDLAGIARIALEGAAADLNLLPAEERRKGLLLADMDSTMIEQECLDELADLVGLKEHVAAITERTMRGELEFEPALRERVALLKGLKLDRIGSVIDERISLMPGGRVLVATMRAHGARTALVSGGFTLFTAPIATRIGFDEQRGNVLDHDGSALSGTVSDPILGRDAKRAALIELRGKLKLTASQTLAVGDGANDLAMLEEAGLGVAFRAKPAVSAAAGARIEYGDLTALLYLQGYRKDEFVTSAAL; encoded by the coding sequence ATGCTCCACATCGCCACGCTGACCGCGAACCCAAAAAATCCGGTGATCGAGCCCGGACTGCTGGCCAAGGTCTCCGCCGTCCTGCCGGGGGCCCGGCCCCCTGTCGTTCTGGCGCCGGGAATTGCGGCCGAGATCCCGTTCACCGCGACGGGGATCGAAACCCGTGACCTTGCGGGCATTGCCCGCATCGCTCTCGAAGGCGCCGCCGCCGACCTCAATCTCCTGCCGGCCGAGGAACGGCGCAAAGGCCTCCTTCTCGCCGACATGGATTCGACCATGATCGAGCAGGAATGCCTCGATGAGCTGGCCGATCTCGTTGGGCTTAAGGAACATGTCGCGGCGATCACCGAACGGACCATGCGCGGCGAGCTGGAATTCGAGCCGGCTTTGCGCGAGCGCGTCGCGCTGCTGAAGGGCTTGAAGCTCGACCGGATCGGCAGCGTCATCGATGAGCGCATCAGCCTGATGCCCGGCGGGAGGGTGCTTGTTGCGACCATGCGGGCGCACGGCGCCCGCACCGCGCTTGTTTCAGGCGGCTTTACTTTGTTCACGGCGCCGATCGCCACGCGGATCGGTTTTGACGAACAGCGCGGCAATGTTCTCGATCATGACGGCTCGGCGCTTTCCGGCACCGTCTCCGATCCTATTCTCGGACGCGACGCCAAGCGCGCGGCGCTGATCGAGCTGCGCGGCAAGCTCAAGCTCACCGCCTCGCAGACGCTCGCGGTCGGCGATGGCGCCAACGATCTTGCGATGCTTGAGGAGGCGGGGCTCGGCGTTGCGTTCCGCGCCAAGCCCGCGGTCTCGGCGGCCGCAGGCGCGCGGATCGAATACGGAGATCTGACGGCCCTGCTCTATCTGCAGGGCTACCGGAAAGACGAATTCGTCACTTCAGCGGCACTCTGA
- a CDS encoding DUF2065 domain-containing protein — MTDFLAALGLVLVIEGVVSAAFPNLTRAAMMTAAETPSAKLRVVGLVSAVIGIAIVWFVRR; from the coding sequence GTGACGGATTTTCTGGCCGCGTTGGGGCTCGTCCTCGTCATTGAGGGCGTGGTCTCGGCGGCTTTTCCGAATCTGACGCGCGCCGCCATGATGACAGCGGCGGAGACGCCGTCGGCCAAATTGAGGGTGGTCGGCCTTGTTTCCGCCGTGATCGGAATCGCGATCGTCTGGTTTGTTCGCAGATAG
- the hflC gene encoding protease modulator HflC produces the protein MKGLAGGIAAILLAVAAYIGFSSVFTVSQTDQALVLRFGQLIKIVQEPGLNFKLPFIDTVVRIDKRILALDLAEKEVVAADQKRLIVDAFARYRIINPLLFYQSLKTVEIANNQLDNFLESALRNYVGASTFQNVVRDRRSELMAQIKEEVNQKAKERGIEIVDVRIRRADLPDANSQAVYTRMQTALQREAAEFRAQGQEAAQRIRAKADRDVVVILAEANRDAERVRGEGDGTRNGIFAEAYSQDKDFFSFYRSMQAYEQSLVGDTRLVLSPDSEFFRYFRFPSGAPPAKASGQ, from the coding sequence ATGAAAGGCCTTGCCGGCGGCATCGCCGCCATTCTCCTCGCCGTGGCCGCCTATATCGGCTTCAGTTCGGTTTTCACCGTCAGCCAGACCGATCAGGCGCTCGTCCTGCGCTTCGGCCAGCTGATCAAGATCGTTCAGGAACCCGGCCTGAATTTCAAACTGCCGTTCATCGATACGGTGGTGCGTATCGACAAGCGCATCCTCGCGCTCGATCTTGCGGAAAAGGAAGTCGTCGCCGCCGATCAGAAGCGTCTGATCGTCGATGCCTTCGCGCGTTACCGCATCATCAATCCGCTGCTCTTCTATCAGTCGCTGAAGACGGTCGAGATCGCCAACAATCAGCTCGACAATTTCCTTGAATCGGCGCTGCGGAACTATGTCGGTGCATCGACCTTCCAGAACGTCGTGCGTGACCGGCGCAGCGAGCTGATGGCGCAGATCAAGGAAGAGGTGAACCAGAAGGCCAAGGAGCGCGGCATCGAAATCGTCGATGTGCGAATCCGCCGGGCCGACCTGCCGGATGCCAACAGCCAGGCCGTCTATACGCGGATGCAGACCGCTCTGCAGCGCGAAGCGGCCGAGTTCCGCGCGCAAGGCCAGGAAGCCGCGCAGCGCATCCGTGCGAAAGCCGATCGCGATGTCGTTGTCATCCTTGCCGAAGCCAATCGCGACGCCGAGCGCGTGCGCGGTGAGGGCGATGGTACGCGGAACGGCATTTTCGCCGAGGCCTACAGCCAGGATAAGGACTTCTTCTCCTTCTACCGCTCCATGCAGGCCTATGAGCAGAGTCTCGTCGGCGACACACGTCTCGTGCTGAGCCCGGATTCGGAATTCTTCCGCTACTTCCGGTTTCCGTCCGGTGCGCCGCCGGCCAAGGCGTCGGGGCAGTGA
- the miaA gene encoding tRNA (adenosine(37)-N6)-dimethylallyltransferase MiaA, translated as MADGRPDLIFIAGPTASGKSALALSLAEKLGGTVVNADSMQVYRDLHILSSRPSAEDEARAPHLLYGHVDAAEPYSAARYRADVETLLREPSGRPLIFAGGTGLYFEALIQGLSTTPEIEPEVREFWRAQARDAPALHAELARRDPDMAARLRPSDTQRIVRALEVIDSTGISLARWQEQAGTPLIDPAAAAKFVLTVDRTALRERIAGRFAGMVENGALEEIRALGERNLAPSLPAMKAIGVVPLLAHLRGGLGRDEAIAHSITQTRQYAKRQETWFRNRLGDWAHLPSEAILAKF; from the coding sequence ATGGCAGACGGGCGCCCGGACCTCATCTTCATCGCCGGGCCGACTGCGAGCGGCAAGTCGGCCCTGGCTCTATCGCTGGCCGAGAAGCTCGGCGGGACGGTGGTCAATGCCGATAGCATGCAGGTCTACCGCGACCTTCATATCCTCTCCTCGCGCCCCTCAGCCGAGGACGAGGCGAGGGCGCCGCATCTCCTCTACGGCCATGTCGACGCCGCCGAGCCCTATTCGGCGGCGCGCTACCGGGCCGATGTCGAAACCCTGCTGCGCGAGCCGTCCGGCCGGCCGCTGATCTTTGCCGGTGGCACCGGGCTGTACTTCGAAGCTCTGATCCAGGGGTTATCCACAACCCCGGAGATCGAGCCGGAGGTGCGCGAATTTTGGCGTGCGCAGGCGCGGGATGCTCCCGCACTGCATGCCGAACTTGCCCGCCGCGATCCGGATATGGCGGCGCGGCTTCGTCCGTCTGATACCCAGCGCATCGTCCGGGCTCTGGAAGTCATTGATTCCACGGGGATCTCTTTGGCGCGCTGGCAGGAGCAGGCGGGCACACCGCTGATCGACCCGGCCGCCGCGGCAAAGTTTGTGCTCACCGTCGACCGCACCGCGCTGCGCGAGCGGATCGCCGGACGATTCGCCGGAATGGTCGAAAACGGGGCTTTGGAGGAGATTCGGGCCCTGGGAGAACGCAATCTCGCCCCGTCTTTGCCGGCCATGAAGGCCATCGGCGTTGTGCCGCTCCTGGCTCATCTGCGCGGCGGGCTCGGCCGCGACGAGGCGATTGCCCATTCCATCACCCAGACACGGCAATATGCTAAACGGCAGGAAACCTGGTTCCGCAACAGGTTAGGAGATTGGGCTCACCTGCCGTCCGAAGCGATT
- a CDS encoding Do family serine endopeptidase, protein MSLLSYPFRGRFTALAGGLFLAFALALGPASAQSQSQSPPAPRGPDGIADVIDQVIDSVVLISTAQNVDAGPEDQKAPAPELSPDAPLDQFFDDFFERQQRGENQSRPTGEGSGFVIDAAGTIVTNFHVVDGADRVEVVFNDGTKLAAEVVGKDKEIDVAVLKVKPVGPLKPVAFGDPEKLRVGEWVLAMGNPFGIGLSATSGIVSGRNRDMRTGKYDNFIQTDASINKGNSGGPLFNLAGEVVGVNTAILSPTGGSVGIGFAVPTSAFRPVVAQLLEFGETRRGYIGVRIQDVPEEIAKRLAMKNVQGALIAQTVEKGPADHAGIKKGDVVLSFDGKPVSTSRALQRFVADAGIDRDVEVLIWRDGQEIKTKIRIARLEEPAEPAKPAEEKPAAPPAATGQILGLDVAPLNDDTRSRFKIDPTIDNGVVIVAVRPESPLKDANLRIGETIVEIGQKKVANLEELTQRLAQMKKEGQSSALALIANPAAEMRYLRVPLK, encoded by the coding sequence ATGTCGCTTTTGTCGTACCCGTTCCGCGGTCGCTTCACGGCTCTTGCCGGCGGCCTTTTCCTCGCCTTCGCGCTTGCGCTCGGGCCTGCCTCCGCGCAATCACAGTCGCAATCGCCGCCCGCTCCGCGCGGCCCTGACGGCATCGCCGATGTCATCGATCAGGTGATCGACAGCGTCGTCCTGATCTCGACGGCGCAGAATGTCGATGCCGGTCCCGAGGATCAGAAGGCGCCGGCGCCCGAATTGTCGCCCGATGCGCCGCTCGATCAGTTCTTCGACGATTTCTTCGAGCGCCAGCAGCGCGGCGAAAACCAGTCGCGGCCGACGGGCGAGGGCTCCGGCTTCGTCATCGATGCTGCCGGCACCATCGTCACCAATTTCCACGTCGTTGATGGTGCGGACCGTGTCGAAGTCGTCTTCAACGACGGCACCAAGCTCGCCGCCGAAGTTGTCGGCAAGGACAAAGAGATCGATGTCGCGGTGCTGAAGGTGAAGCCGGTCGGGCCGCTGAAGCCCGTCGCATTCGGCGATCCGGAAAAGCTGCGTGTCGGCGAATGGGTGCTCGCGATGGGCAATCCGTTCGGCATCGGCCTGTCGGCGACATCGGGCATCGTCTCGGGCCGCAACCGCGATATGCGCACCGGTAAATACGACAATTTCATCCAGACCGACGCCTCCATCAACAAAGGCAATTCGGGCGGCCCGCTGTTCAACCTTGCGGGCGAGGTCGTCGGCGTCAACACCGCGATCCTGTCGCCGACGGGCGGCTCGGTCGGTATCGGCTTTGCGGTGCCGACATCGGCGTTCCGCCCCGTTGTCGCGCAGCTGCTCGAATTCGGCGAAACGCGCCGCGGCTATATCGGGGTGCGCATCCAGGATGTGCCCGAAGAAATCGCCAAGCGTCTCGCAATGAAGAATGTGCAGGGTGCGCTGATCGCGCAGACCGTCGAAAAGGGTCCGGCGGATCATGCCGGCATCAAGAAGGGCGATGTCGTCCTGTCCTTCGACGGCAAGCCCGTTTCGACCTCGCGCGCGCTGCAGCGCTTTGTTGCGGACGCGGGCATCGACCGCGATGTCGAGGTGCTGATCTGGCGCGACGGCCAGGAGATCAAGACGAAGATCAGGATCGCACGGCTCGAAGAGCCGGCCGAACCGGCAAAGCCCGCCGAGGAAAAGCCTGCGGCGCCGCCGGCCGCGACCGGCCAAATTCTCGGCCTTGATGTTGCGCCCCTGAACGATGACACGCGCAGCCGATTCAAGATCGATCCGACGATCGATAACGGCGTCGTCATCGTCGCCGTGCGCCCGGAATCGCCGCTGAAAGACGCAAATCTCAGGATCGGCGAAACCATTGTCGAGATCGGCCAGAAGAAGGTCGCAAATCTCGAAGAGCTCACGCAGAGGCTCGCGCAGATGAAGAAGGAAGGTCAATCGAGCGCGCTTGCGCTGATTGCCAATCCCGCCGCCGAGATGCGTTATCTCAGAGTGCCGCTGAAGTGA